A window of the bacterium HR17 genome harbors these coding sequences:
- the dgt gene encoding Deoxyguanosinetriphosphate triphosphohydrolase-like protein yields MCPREVTEQWELQWLSPHAAKSALSKGRKVPEPKCPIRTEFQRDRDRILHSKAFRRLMHKTQVFIAPRGDHYRTRLTHTLEVAQIARTICRALRLNEDLVEAIALGHDLGHPPFGHEGEEALDAAYRKYDPEARFRHYEQSLRVVEILERDGQGLNLTYEVLDGIGYHSKGQKDLVLQPDDDEPLPSTLEGQVVRVADRIAYVNHDLDDAIRAGILTLDDVPASILDVLGRTHSQRITTLVWDIIQQGIEDGRLKMSPKVLQALNDLKDFLFERVYLNAKQVKAETNKCRLVIEQLFDYYMAHPSELPISPPDKSGLTRKELARLVCDYIAGMTDRYAIDLFTRLFVPQGWQVA; encoded by the coding sequence ATGTGCCCTCGGGAAGTGACGGAGCAGTGGGAGTTGCAATGGCTTTCGCCACATGCAGCGAAAAGCGCTTTGAGCAAGGGGCGGAAGGTTCCCGAGCCCAAATGTCCTATCCGCACTGAGTTTCAGCGCGACCGTGACCGCATCTTGCACAGCAAAGCCTTTCGCCGGTTGATGCACAAGACTCAGGTGTTCATCGCCCCGCGCGGTGACCACTACCGCACCCGTTTGACCCACACCTTAGAAGTCGCCCAAATCGCCCGCACAATCTGCCGTGCTTTGCGGCTCAACGAGGATTTGGTAGAAGCCATTGCCCTCGGACACGACTTAGGGCATCCGCCTTTTGGGCATGAGGGCGAAGAAGCGTTGGACGCTGCCTACCGCAAATACGACCCTGAGGCGCGCTTTCGTCACTACGAACAAAGTTTGCGGGTCGTGGAAATTTTGGAGCGGGACGGGCAAGGGCTGAATTTGACCTATGAGGTGTTGGACGGGATCGGCTACCACTCCAAAGGGCAAAAGGACTTGGTGCTCCAACCCGATGACGATGAGCCTTTGCCGTCCACCTTAGAAGGACAAGTCGTCCGCGTCGCCGACCGCATCGCTTATGTCAACCACGATTTGGACGACGCCATTCGCGCGGGCATTCTGACGCTAGACGATGTGCCCGCTTCCATCTTAGATGTGCTGGGACGCACCCACTCACAACGCATCACGACGCTCGTCTGGGACATCATTCAACAGGGCATCGAGGACGGTCGGCTCAAGATGAGCCCAAAGGTGCTGCAAGCGCTGAACGACCTGAAAGACTTTTTGTTTGAGCGTGTTTACCTGAACGCCAAACAGGTCAAGGCGGAAACTAACAAGTGTCGGCTCGTCATTGAGCAACTGTTTGACTACTACATGGCGCATCCAAGCGAGTTGCCCATCAGTCCGCCCGACAAAAGCGGGTTGACGCGAAAAGAGTTAGCGCGGCTGGTCTGCGACTACATCGCCGGCATGACCGACCGCTACGCCATTGACCTATTCACCCGCCTGTTTGTCCCGCAAGGTTGGCAAGTGGCGTGA
- the vspIM gene encoding Modification methylase VspI, with translation MVEIATSMLTSFHSALDPACGDGVFLRQMLQHNFETVVGIDVDAAVLKVCAQQLNDEKRLHLRCSDALWLLNELSERFDLVATNPPFSAKYGRVSEPSLLRRFELGHGRSSEAIESLFLELCVRSLRPNGVLAIVLPEGIFANLTQERVRQWLCRHATPLAIVSLSRAFFAAKSCVLFARKQPANPDNLVLLAHAENETDLANIAQQIRCQSGLLKPVKELLNDMSPLHHLNVPKLRSVFPLLPLKALIWDMRSGSTEYGAKRRFTDHGIPFISAKTVTPFGIDLRRDGRFVAKGSPMDKPQARTKVGDVVFVRVGVGCIGRTAAVLHDDETGVADDYLYILRFRTDLLLPEFFALFAQTRMFQQQLERIKRGTGTVTVPQRLLHEILVPVPPMDVQQQFAIAYRQLHDRYRNGTASVDELEALVTRLEHILMGDKDAA, from the coding sequence GTGGTTGAAATTGCAACTTCAATGCTCACCAGTTTTCACTCTGCTTTGGATCCCGCTTGCGGCGACGGTGTTTTTCTGCGTCAGATGCTCCAGCACAATTTTGAAACGGTCGTCGGCATTGATGTGGATGCAGCGGTTTTGAAAGTTTGCGCTCAGCAACTCAACGATGAAAAACGCTTGCATTTGCGCTGCAGTGATGCTTTGTGGTTGCTGAACGAATTGAGTGAGCGTTTTGACCTTGTGGCAACTAACCCACCGTTTTCGGCAAAGTATGGACGGGTGAGTGAGCCATCCCTGCTGCGCCGTTTTGAGTTGGGGCATGGGCGTAGCAGCGAAGCAATTGAGTCACTGTTTTTGGAGTTGTGCGTTCGCAGTCTGCGCCCTAATGGCGTACTTGCCATCGTGTTGCCTGAAGGCATCTTCGCTAACTTGACACAAGAACGGGTGCGCCAATGGCTTTGCCGTCATGCTACGCCACTTGCCATTGTCAGTCTATCCCGTGCTTTTTTCGCAGCCAAAAGTTGTGTGCTGTTTGCTCGCAAGCAACCTGCTAACCCCGATAACCTTGTGCTGCTTGCTCATGCAGAAAACGAAACTGATTTAGCGAACATCGCACAACAAATTCGTTGCCAGAGTGGATTGCTCAAACCTGTCAAGGAGTTACTGAACGACATGTCACCTTTACATCACTTGAATGTGCCGAAGTTGCGAAGTGTTTTCCCGCTACTTCCTCTGAAAGCGCTGATTTGGGATATGAGGAGCGGTAGCACAGAGTATGGAGCGAAGCGCCGATTTACTGACCACGGTATCCCGTTCATTTCCGCTAAAACGGTGACGCCTTTCGGGATAGATCTGCGACGAGATGGGCGGTTTGTAGCAAAGGGTAGTCCGATGGACAAACCACAGGCGCGAACGAAAGTAGGAGATGTCGTGTTCGTGAGGGTTGGCGTTGGTTGCATTGGGCGCACCGCTGCCGTTTTGCACGATGACGAAACGGGTGTTGCTGACGACTACCTTTACATCCTCAGGTTTCGCACCGACTTGTTATTGCCGGAATTTTTCGCCTTGTTTGCTCAGACTCGCATGTTCCAGCAGCAGTTGGAGCGCATTAAGCGCGGGACGGGAACGGTGACCGTGCCACAACGGTTGTTGCACGAAATTTTAGTGCCCGTTCCACCAATGGATGTTCAACAGCAATTTGCTATCGCCTATCGTCAACTCCACGACCGCTACCGCAATGGCACAGCAAGCGTTGATGAACTTGAAGCGTTAGTTACTCGTTTGGAGCACATTTTAATGGGTGATAAAGATGCCGCGTGA
- the iolI_1 gene encoding Inosose isomerase: MAWIYCLNTSTIQPASLPDKIQIAAKAGYQAIELWFADIRNYQNTGGSLDDVVKMLQDAGLQVPSMIALHGWMDAHGDAYVRAMEECKELLALAAKLGCKRVVASPSMRLEAAPLDVDDTARRFSELLKIGREVGALPMMEFLGFSPKVSRVDQAWEIVKRTGDPEAAIVLDPFHLWRGGSSLNDVPDLTGERIGILHFNDVPAGVPREFAGDEVRVMPGDGHLPLKELIAEIKRRGYEGVISLELFNRTYWQQDPYEVARIGLEKMRAVVEG, encoded by the coding sequence ATGGCGTGGATTTATTGCCTGAACACCAGCACCATTCAACCCGCGTCGTTGCCCGATAAAATCCAAATCGCCGCCAAAGCAGGGTATCAGGCGATTGAGTTGTGGTTTGCTGACATCCGTAACTACCAAAACACGGGAGGGTCGCTGGACGATGTGGTCAAGATGCTGCAAGATGCGGGGCTGCAGGTGCCCAGCATGATTGCCCTGCACGGTTGGATGGACGCGCACGGTGACGCGTATGTGCGGGCGATGGAGGAGTGTAAGGAGTTGCTGGCACTGGCAGCGAAGTTGGGCTGCAAGCGAGTCGTCGCCTCACCGTCCATGCGGTTGGAAGCGGCGCCGTTGGATGTGGACGATACTGCCCGCCGGTTCAGCGAACTGCTCAAAATCGGGCGAGAGGTCGGCGCACTACCGATGATGGAATTTTTGGGCTTCTCGCCAAAAGTCTCGCGGGTTGATCAAGCGTGGGAGATCGTCAAGCGCACGGGCGACCCCGAAGCCGCCATCGTCCTTGACCCCTTCCACCTGTGGCGGGGTGGTTCATCGCTCAACGATGTGCCGGATTTGACGGGAGAACGCATCGGAATCTTGCACTTCAACGATGTGCCTGCCGGCGTGCCGCGCGAGTTTGCAGGCGACGAAGTGCGGGTCATGCCCGGCGACGGGCACCTGCCGCTGAAAGAACTTATCGCCGAAATCAAGCGGCGCGGCTACGAAGGCGTCATCTCGCTGGAGTTGTTCAACCGCACCTATTGGCAGCAAGACCCCTACGAAGTCGCCCGAATCGGCTTAGAGAAAATGCGCGCCGTCGTGGAAGGGTAG
- the queG gene encoding Epoxyqueuosine reductase: MGVASLTPQQLALMVKQRGRELGFDLIGIAPVQSPPTYPHYEQWLAQGFHGAMAYMERGKEKRKDLRLILPDAKSVIVGAINYFAPDEQLPVRGEPHGLVSRYAWGADYHDVVLCKLEALLDYLRALLGDSVRGKAYVDTGPILERDAAVQAGLGWIGKNTCLINPHKGSWLFLGELIVNVELAPDAPFVRNHCGKCTRCLTACPTGAFVGPYRLDARRCISYLTIELRGSIPRELRPLMGTWIFGCDICQEVCPWNRKATPTHEDAFKPRPWAAPELLDLLTLTEEEFRERFKGSPLKRAKRSGLVRNASVAVGNLREVRAVPLLIRLLERDPDPVVREHAAWALGRIGTSAALAALQDALTVEANERVRTEIVLSLQEAGAAVVAPSSSVPL; this comes from the coding sequence ATGGGCGTGGCTTCTTTGACGCCTCAGCAATTGGCGTTGATGGTCAAACAGCGGGGCAGGGAATTGGGGTTTGACCTCATCGGCATTGCGCCCGTCCAATCGCCGCCGACCTATCCGCACTATGAGCAATGGCTGGCCCAGGGCTTTCACGGCGCGATGGCTTACATGGAACGGGGTAAGGAGAAACGCAAGGACTTACGGCTCATTTTACCTGACGCTAAATCGGTCATCGTCGGCGCTATCAACTACTTTGCACCCGATGAGCAATTGCCCGTGAGGGGCGAACCGCACGGGCTGGTGTCGCGCTACGCGTGGGGGGCAGATTACCACGATGTCGTCTTGTGTAAGCTGGAAGCGCTGTTGGATTACCTACGGGCGTTGCTCGGCGACAGCGTGCGGGGCAAAGCGTATGTGGACACAGGTCCGATTTTGGAGCGGGACGCAGCGGTGCAAGCGGGGTTGGGTTGGATCGGCAAAAACACTTGCCTCATTAACCCGCATAAGGGGTCGTGGCTATTTCTGGGCGAATTGATCGTCAATGTGGAATTGGCGCCCGATGCCCCTTTTGTCCGTAACCACTGCGGCAAATGCACCCGTTGCCTGACAGCGTGCCCCACGGGCGCGTTTGTCGGTCCCTACCGACTGGATGCCCGCCGCTGCATCTCTTACCTGACGATTGAGCTGCGGGGCAGCATCCCGCGCGAGTTGCGCCCGCTGATGGGCACATGGATTTTCGGCTGCGACATTTGCCAAGAGGTTTGTCCTTGGAACCGCAAGGCGACGCCGACCCATGAGGACGCCTTCAAACCCCGTCCTTGGGCGGCACCAGAATTGCTGGACCTTTTGACGCTGACCGAGGAAGAGTTCCGCGAGCGGTTCAAAGGTAGCCCCCTGAAGCGAGCGAAACGGTCAGGGTTGGTGCGCAACGCGAGCGTCGCGGTCGGCAACCTGCGGGAGGTGCGGGCGGTGCCGTTGCTCATCCGCCTGTTAGAGCGTGACCCCGACCCTGTCGTGCGGGAACACGCGGCGTGGGCGTTGGGACGAATCGGAACGAGCGCGGCGTTGGCAGCACTGCAAGACGCCTTGACGGTGGAAGCGAACGAACGAGTGCGGACGGAAATTGTTCTGAGCCTGCAGGAAGCGGGTGCCGCTGTCGTTGCCCCGTCCAGCTCGGTGCCCCTTTGA
- the htpX_1 gene encoding Protease HtpX — MNQLKTLLLLSVLTVLFVLFGKMVGGQHGMLIALLLAGMMNFVAYFFSDRIVLAMHGARELAEWEAPELHEIVERLARRAGIPKPRVYLIPTETPNAFATGRDPHHAAVAVTEGIVRLLNRDELEGVIAHELAHIKHRDTLVMVVAATLAGAIAVLADFARFFLWFGAWGGDDRERGNNPLVLVGLLVGVIVLPLAAMLIQLAISRAREFLADEGGAYISGKPLALASALAKLERGVQLVPMETSPATAHLFIVSPLAGGQSAWGALANLFRTHPPTEERIARLQALAEQMTVRA, encoded by the coding sequence ATGAACCAACTCAAGACGCTGCTGCTGCTAAGTGTTCTGACCGTGTTGTTCGTGCTGTTTGGCAAGATGGTCGGTGGGCAGCACGGGATGCTCATCGCCCTGCTTTTGGCAGGCATGATGAACTTTGTCGCCTATTTCTTCAGTGACCGCATCGTGTTGGCGATGCACGGGGCGCGCGAGTTGGCGGAATGGGAAGCCCCGGAATTGCACGAAATCGTAGAGCGCCTGGCGAGACGGGCGGGCATCCCTAAGCCTCGCGTTTACCTGATTCCGACGGAAACGCCCAACGCCTTCGCGACAGGGCGCGACCCCCATCACGCTGCCGTCGCCGTCACGGAAGGCATTGTGCGGCTGCTCAACCGTGACGAGTTGGAAGGCGTGATCGCCCATGAACTCGCTCACATCAAGCACCGCGACACGCTCGTCATGGTCGTCGCTGCGACGCTGGCGGGCGCAATCGCCGTGCTGGCAGACTTTGCCCGCTTCTTCCTGTGGTTTGGCGCGTGGGGTGGCGATGACCGTGAACGCGGTAACAACCCGCTGGTGCTGGTAGGGTTGCTTGTCGGCGTTATCGTTCTACCGTTGGCGGCGATGCTCATTCAACTGGCGATTTCGCGCGCCCGCGAGTTCCTCGCAGACGAAGGGGGCGCTTACATTAGCGGCAAGCCGTTAGCGCTGGCGTCAGCACTGGCAAAACTGGAGCGGGGTGTGCAACTCGTCCCGATGGAGACGAGCCCCGCGACGGCACACCTGTTCATCGTCAGCCCGCTGGCAGGGGGGCAGTCTGCTTGGGGTGCGCTTGCGAACCTGTTCCGCACCCATCCGCCGACGGAAGAGCGCATCGCCCGCTTACAGGCTCTCGCAGAACAGATGACCGTGCGGGCATAA
- the lytC gene encoding N-acetylmuramoyl-L-alanine amidase LytC produces MQPANAAMARHKQAKRARHHSLRFGLLLALIGMALWLCWRITYDHRPPPTKLRPIAVVDAGHGAILPSGIWDTGAIRYGLREADVVLDIAYRCQSHLERRGWVAVLTRDTAVTPFTLAERTALAERINADVFVSLHLNSYPSPQPHGVTVFYWSPQSQPLAALLQTQLSQRLGLRDRGIERGTFTVLVTAAMPAVLVELGFLSNPQDAQKLRNPQFRERAAIVLAETLTAWWGAQREGQERRVTRFSSVPFRH; encoded by the coding sequence TTGCAACCCGCCAACGCAGCGATGGCGAGACACAAGCAGGCAAAACGGGCGCGCCACCACTCTTTGCGGTTCGGGTTGCTATTGGCACTCATCGGCATGGCGCTTTGGCTTTGCTGGCGCATCACCTACGATCACCGACCGCCGCCGACAAAACTGCGCCCGATCGCTGTCGTGGATGCCGGGCACGGAGCCATTTTGCCCTCCGGAATTTGGGACACAGGCGCCATCCGTTACGGATTGCGCGAAGCCGATGTCGTCTTGGACATCGCTTACCGCTGTCAAAGCCACTTGGAGCGGCGCGGCTGGGTCGCTGTCTTGACCCGCGACACCGCTGTCACGCCCTTCACCCTTGCGGAACGGACGGCGTTAGCGGAGCGCATCAATGCCGATGTGTTCGTCTCGCTACACTTAAACAGTTACCCGTCGCCGCAACCGCACGGCGTTACCGTGTTTTACTGGTCACCGCAAAGCCAGCCGTTGGCGGCGTTGTTGCAAACGCAGTTGAGCCAACGATTGGGGTTGCGTGATCGGGGCATTGAACGAGGGACATTCACCGTTTTGGTCACGGCAGCGATGCCCGCTGTGTTGGTGGAGTTGGGCTTTTTGTCCAACCCGCAGGATGCACAGAAATTGCGCAACCCACAGTTCCGCGAGCGAGCGGCAATCGTGTTGGCGGAAACTTTGACGGCGTGGTGGGGCGCTCAAAGGGAGGGGCAGGAGCGTCGGGTCACACGCTTTTCGTCGGTGCCCTTTCGGCACTGA
- the msrP gene encoding Protein-methionine-sulfoxide reductase catalytic subunit MsrP, with product MGEREERLPPRQRVVRTFPVMLSNGVPVVDIAQWRLRLFGLVEREVALTFEQVRALPVVRRVCDFHCVTGWSRLGDEWEGVWVREVLALARPKPEARFVMAHSCDGYMTNLDLQVVLDDGMLVWAVNGEPLSPEHGYPLRLLVPSRYGWKSAKWLCGLELMAEDRPGYWEQRGYHMRGDVWAEERYSVPFARRR from the coding sequence GTGGGCGAGCGAGAGGAACGCTTGCCGCCGCGTCAGCGGGTTGTCCGCACTTTTCCCGTCATGCTGTCCAACGGCGTGCCCGTCGTGGATATTGCCCAGTGGCGGTTGCGCTTGTTCGGGCTGGTGGAGCGGGAAGTGGCGTTGACCTTTGAGCAAGTGCGGGCGCTGCCGGTCGTGCGGCGCGTCTGCGATTTTCACTGCGTCACAGGGTGGAGCCGCTTGGGCGACGAATGGGAAGGCGTTTGGGTGCGGGAAGTGTTAGCGCTGGCGCGCCCCAAACCTGAAGCCCGTTTCGTTATGGCGCACAGTTGTGACGGCTACATGACCAACTTGGATTTGCAAGTCGTGCTGGACGACGGCATGTTGGTCTGGGCAGTCAACGGCGAACCGTTGTCGCCTGAACACGGTTACCCGCTGCGGTTGCTCGTGCCCAGCCGCTACGGGTGGAAAAGCGCCAAGTGGTTGTGTGGGTTGGAATTGATGGCGGAAGACCGCCCTGGCTACTGGGAGCAACGCGGCTATCACATGCGGGGCGATGTCTGGGCGGAGGAGCGTTACAGCGTGCCCTTTGCGCGACGCCGATAA